A window of Corallococcus macrosporus DSM 14697 contains these coding sequences:
- a CDS encoding IS4 family transposase — MSKSITHAEVHRFIEEAVGPDTHAKRVLSLSNATLGAVHAASLSVRAIGLALSQARGLEGKHAIKQVDRLLSNSGVDVWRLFAQWVPFVVAERKAVTVTIDWTDFESDDHTTVAIQLVTRHGRATPLLWKTVPKSELAGQRNAHEDALLERLHQVLPSDVEVTVLADRGFGDVALYELLDRLSFGYVIRFRGVVHVESAGGEVHKAKEWVPPTGRPKLLRGARVTQARFGVGAVVCVHQKGMKEAWFLAASSKEATATELVKAYGRRFTCEETHRDIKDLRFGMGLSAIAIGTCERRDRLLLLSAFAMALLRLLGAAGEATGLDRKFRADTRKTREYSLFRQGIIYYGALANMREEWLRPLMEKFAELIREQAVFREAFGFI; from the coding sequence ATGTCGAAATCCATAACGCACGCCGAGGTGCATCGGTTCATTGAGGAAGCCGTCGGCCCGGACACCCATGCCAAGCGTGTGCTGTCGCTGTCCAATGCCACCTTGGGCGCCGTGCACGCCGCCAGCCTCTCGGTGAGGGCCATCGGACTGGCGCTCTCCCAGGCGCGGGGGTTGGAAGGCAAGCACGCCATCAAGCAGGTGGACCGACTGCTGTCCAACTCTGGCGTCGACGTGTGGCGACTGTTCGCGCAGTGGGTGCCCTTCGTGGTGGCCGAGCGCAAAGCGGTGACAGTCACCATTGACTGGACGGACTTCGAGTCGGACGACCACACCACGGTCGCCATCCAGCTTGTCACCCGCCACGGCCGCGCCACGCCGTTGCTGTGGAAGACGGTGCCCAAGAGCGAGTTGGCCGGGCAGCGCAATGCCCATGAGGACGCGTTGCTGGAGCGGTTGCACCAGGTGCTGCCCTCCGACGTGGAGGTGACGGTGCTCGCGGACCGAGGATTCGGAGACGTCGCCCTGTATGAATTGCTGGACAGACTCAGCTTCGGCTACGTCATTCGCTTTCGTGGCGTCGTGCACGTCGAAAGTGCCGGAGGGGAGGTGCACAAGGCGAAGGAGTGGGTGCCCCCGACGGGCCGTCCGAAGTTGCTGCGCGGAGCGCGCGTCACCCAGGCCCGTTTCGGCGTGGGTGCCGTCGTCTGCGTGCACCAGAAGGGAATGAAAGAGGCCTGGTTTCTGGCGGCCAGCAGCAAGGAAGCCACTGCCACCGAGTTGGTGAAGGCCTACGGACGTCGCTTCACCTGCGAGGAGACGCACCGGGACATCAAGGACTTGCGCTTCGGCATGGGCCTGTCCGCCATCGCTATCGGCACCTGCGAGCGCCGCGACAGACTGTTGCTGCTGTCCGCCTTCGCCATGGCGCTGCTGAGGCTGCTCGGCGCTGCGGGCGAAGCGACGGGGCTCGACAGGAAGTTCCGCGCCGACACCCGTAAGACGCGCGAGTACTCTCTCTTTCGGCAAGGCATCATCTACTACGGCGCCCTCGCCAACATGCGAGAGGAGTGGCTCCGCCCCCTCATGGAGAAATTCGCCGAGCTCATCCGCGAGCAGGCCGTCTTCCGCGAGGCATTCGGCTTCATTTGA